From the genome of Phaeodactylum tricornutum CCAP 1055/1 chromosome 9, whole genome shotgun sequence:
ATGACGCAGTATTTTTTGCCTGGAGGAGGACTCGCACTGTTACGGTTCGACACCGGACGTCGACCAACGCTGTCTTCCTCCGATTGTTTTTTGGACAAGAAGTCAGGAAAGTTGACGAGCCGCTGAAAATCGGGCATTTTCGGCGTGTCTAAGGGAGTGGCTTTTCTGCCAGAACTAATCATCGGCGAAAGAGAAAATATGTGTTAGCAAAGAAATAACGTGCTAGTGTGCACCATATCGGTAGCACCCAGATTTTACTTACGCGTATTCATACCCTGGAAAAGGGCGATCGATTTTGATGCATTTCATAGATTCACCTCTGATTCTGGTGCAAGGTGTTGGCGAAGACGAAGCAGACGAAACACTTTCTGATTCACTAGAAGCACTAGAATCCGGACGTGAAAGGGGACTTGATCGACTTGCGACACTCGCTTCATTTCTTTTCTGTAGCTGCTGCTGATGATGGTAATGAGCGGCCGCAGCAGCTGCTGCATGTGCTGCTGGTAGCGGGGGTGGCATTAGTCCGTAGTATGGCGGAGCATAGCCCGGATGGGCGAATCCCATAGCCGTAGGTGGGCCGTACCCATGTGGGTAAATCGGCATCATACCGTAAGGAGCCGGGTACGGTATGGACGCATAGTGCGGTGGATATGGAGCCATAGCATGAGGCGGAATTGTcatatcgtcgtcgtaccgCCCGGTTTCGAAGGTGGGAGATATTACACGCTGGCCGGGACTTGGATTGGGGTGAATTTCGGACTCAATGTACGAGGAGTCACTGAGACTTTCACCCTGTATCTTTTGCTTTCGCCTTTTTTTCGCCGACTGAGAAAGAATCCCGGCCACCTCGGCTTTCAATTTTCGATTGGGGCTAGgttcatcgtcgtcggagtTTGGCTGGGCTAAAGATCGATTGATGTTCGTTGGAAACGACCGACGCCCGGGGAGCTCGAATGGCGAGGAATGGAAGTTTCGTCCGCTCGTCGATCCCAAAGATGAAATTTGCTTTTCCGTCGAAATAAACGAACGATCGTCGTTCCCAAACATAGGAGAAGGTGTCAcggcggaagacgaagccctGTGATCCCTATTGTGCGATGatgccaacgacaacaaaagATTTGCTTCTTTGCATTCGCTTCCGTCGGTGACGGATCGGTTGGCGGGACTTCTATTGCTTTTAGCACCTTCGGTGTCAGAATAGAAGGGCATTGTTTCATGTGTTCGTCCCAAGGAGACACAAGAATCTGGGTAACACAGGATTATTTCTGTTGTCGATCTGAGACGACGCTCCGGCATCTGCAGCGACGCTGAAAGTTGACTAATCTCACCTCATCAGCGACCCGAAATTTGTGGCGGGACACCGAACGCTCAAGTCAATGTAAATCTCAACGGCTTCGTCACTGGCGATAGGGCGTTTTCCAATGATCGCCAGCAGGCTATGCCGCGCCGTATTAGATAAGAGTTTCTAGCTTCCAACGGCCTCGCCATTCAGTAAATCCACTTGAATCGCCGTTTACTTATGCTTTCCTTGAGAACGCGTCCGTTGACCCTTTCTAGGTTTTGTCCTGTCTGGATGTCCTCACTTTTTACGACGAACGAGTTTCTCCGACAGACGGCCAATTGAAACTTGGTATCTTTAAAAACGCCACATTTGCTGTGAGGATGCCCATCCTGCTCACAGATAAGAGGAGGTTACCATGATCATCTCGTGACATTATGTATGCCTTAGGCAAAGTACGATGTACGCAGAAATAGAATTTCCGATGACAATAACAAAGGTTCATCTATATATTGTGTACATTGCATCCGCAATTCGCCAGGTCCGTTTTCGTCTTGAAGGTCCGGCAAGCCCGACTGGTCTGCTCAACCACGGCGTATTCAGAGAGAAATGCTAGCATTCGATTTGATGCCTTACTGGCTGCCTCGTAGTCATGCTCTATCAGCGCTTGATGCTTCCGTCGTTCCAGTACACGGATTTCTTCTTGTAAGATAGCTTCCATCTCTTCCAGTACTTTCTCTTGATGGGAAAGGGTCGACCGTATCTCACACAGCCGTGCTTTAAGAAACCCGagcttcttttttgtttgctgaaTAGTCGGAAAATCGCAATAGGCAACGGCAAGCTTCTTCAGGTCGTCACACCGAAGTAGATGAAGTTCGAGCTCAGCAGCTTCTTTACCGAGATCCCGGATCTTTCTCCATTCCAGCCTTTCGCTCGCCTTGATGCGATCTTTAAGGGATGCAGTAGTGGTTGATGCAGCTCTCATATCTGTTGTATGCCTCATTTGTGAAAGGAGCTTCGTTTTGTGCGTAAAGCACTTTCACCGGTGTCGAGAGGCCATTCCGGAGTTACTACTATTTTTACCATGACTGCAACGAAAAATATTTTACTTCGACAAAGTTCGCCGAATGATTCCCGAATGTTGATTTCACACGTGACTCAGGAAACCTGCACATGAAAAAATCATCGCAATCTTTAGCTAGTAGAAACTTTGACTTCGAAAGCTAAAACACCTGTGACACGTCCTATGGATCATACTAatgttaacagtaaattctAACAAAAAAAAACTGCTATCCTTGTCGAACTATGGAGCGACATCATGTAAATCATCGTTACACATTTCTAGCTTCAGCAACCGCACCAGGCAGTCTCGCTCACGCCAACGAGTGCAGTCCTTAGGGTAGCAACATCAGACCGGCATTCATCCAACATCTCTCTTGCTCGCTTGAGTGCTTTGGTGGCTGCCCGCACCCCTTTATGGTCGTGGTGGGCCCTGGCCGCTTTGCGGACAAGTTGTAGTTCTTCGATCCGTAAAAGGAGGTCAGAAGCATCTTTTTCAAGAGCGGTTAGACTGGACCGTTTGTCAGCCTTGCTGTCGATAGAAACCTTGGCCGTCGACGCAGAACGTTCGGTAGACTGTTGTGAAGATGGCGCCGTGGATGAATTTACTACCTCCTGATATTGTTTTAAACGAGACTGGAGCCGTAGTAGGATCTGCCGGATCTGTGACGCGACGTCTGCATCTTGCCGCGCAGCAGCCTCATTTTTGAGATTCACAATTTTTTCAATGCGAGTCTCTAACCTCCGTAGCTCCTCCACAAGCTTGCGTCGgtttttttcctttttgaaacGATTTTCTTCCGCGCGGGCCTCGGCTTCGTAAATCTCCAGTTCTGCGGCAGAACGAAAGTTGGAACTAGCTCCTTCGGCTAGTTTTAAGGTCGTCCACATTCGTATCTTTGTTTGAATCGCATCAGCCTCCTTGTGAAGTTTCAGAGCGCGATCCAAGGCAGGGTTTCTATCATCAAAACGCGCCCTCTCTTCCTTTAATCTCTTTACAAGTGATAATTTTTTTGTCATGGCTGCTTTTGGTTGTGCATCGCgaattttttgttttcattcGCAATCTTACGGAGAGCATCAGAGGCAGCCTGTATCTCAAATGAGAAACGTTGTGTCAAAAAGATGAAGGCGTTCGCATTCTTGCGCTCGTGTTTGAACCGGCTGAAACGGATCCAGCAGTCACCCCTATACACGAACGTTTTTGCAGGTGTGTCGAGCATGTATAGCTACAACTGAAACTAGCATATAACTGTCAAATGAATACCGTTTTATGTTTTTAGGTTTGTTCTCAAAGAAGGACGGAAAGTTTTACTTTGTGAATCTCATCGGATCGAAAtatgctgacagtgacttcACTGATCGAGATGTGTCCATCTCGTTCCtcgttttcactgtcaggcTGTGATCATACGTCGACTGGTGTGCGTTCCGTTGGCTATCAGAAAAGAAGAGCCTACTAATAAGTGCTCCCAGTTGTGTTATCGTATAGATGTAGATATCTCTAAGCGGCCGCTAAGAACCAAGTTTCGAACCCATAGATGAACCAACTTTCGCTTGTCCTCACATTTTAAAGCCCCGCCGCTTTTCCGTGGACGTCTTTCAGTCTCTGTATGGAGAATGCTATCAGTATTGCACATGCCTGCAGGCGCGGCGACCTCTACTCGTCTCCCGATAAATTCTGATCGATTTTGCGAAAGTTACCGAAAAATGCCCGAAACAGATTTACTCCATGCGTCAAATCCTTCGTACCCATCATTTCGCGACAACTGTGCATGGAAAGCTGAGGCATCCCGGCGTCCACCACGCGCAATCCAGTCAGCGCTGAAATGGTTGGTCCAATTGTGCTGCCACATGGACAATCGTTCCGCACTACATGACAAGAGGTATTTGAATGGGAAAGTTAGAAATCGTGGTAAACAAGCGTCTCCTTCGTTTCTCGTACGTTGCACTTACCGGCAAATTCTTGAATGGGCACGTCGCAAGATTTTGCCAATTCCCGTAATAAAAAGGAGGTGGTACCGTTGGTAGCGTATCGCTGGTTGGAATTGGTCTTGATGACCACCCCCCCATTCAACACAGGCGCGTGTTGGGCTTCGTGTTTCGATGCATAATTGGGATGAATTGCGTGTGCCTGGTCAATAGAAAGACAGAACGAGCTGGCAATGGATGTAGCATGGAGAGCAGGGTCTGGTGATATGCCAAGACCATCACGAACGCGGTCCATAGCTTCCAACATGACCGGAGAACCGGCACCATGCGATGAAACGCTCCCGACTTCTTCATGATCAAAGCACACAATCATGTCTACATCTTGGCTGGTCGACAAGTCCAGACTATGAGAAGTCAATGCTTCCACTGCGCAAAAGACGGTAGCAAGATTGTCCAGTCGCGCACTGTAGAGAAATTCTCCGTGCATACCCCCGATTGCGGCAGGTTGAGTATCGTAGAGGCTAAGTTCCCAATCCGCAATCTGACTGACTTCAATGTTGAGCTCCTTGGCAATACGTTGTAGCAACAACGgttcttgtcctttttgcCAAGAATCAGTCCCTGTAGAACCGTTGAGTTGAACGGCAGCACCTTGTTCCAGTTGCTCGTTTGGTTCCATCATGTTTTGGACGGTGCTCGCAATAGTGGGCGATGTATGCTCTTCCTTGTTGACCGCAAAAGCTCGACGTTCTTCGGCGGATTGTAAGTGTATACAGAGGGTTGAGACTCGTGCTATCGGATCCTCCAACTTGACTAATGTCGGTTGAACAACGGATCCTTGTCCTGCTCCGTTGGATGCTGCGGTAGCCGTTTCTCGCACCAAGACCTTTCCCGAAATACTCAGATCTCGGTCAAACCAGGTATGCCACAAACCACCGCCGTAGCATTCGACACCAAGCTGGACGACGGACGTGGTACCTTTAGACGGTTTTTGCGATCGTGGTTTAACTTTGAGGTTGGGCGAGTCAGTGTGTCCCCCGATCACGTGAAAGGCGGGATGAGCTTGTCTAGCACCGGTACCTTGAGTATACTGCTGTCCAATGGTGAAGGCTACAAGCGTTGAATGGTGTACGGTATAGTAGTACTTTCCACCAGGAGCAAATTTCGGTCTGTTGTCGGTGTTCGAGGCGAGCGCGTTCCTGCCGTAACGAACCTTTTGAAACCCGGCGGATTCAAGTTTGGCCACTGCGTTGGCGACGGCGTGAAACGGATCAGTCGATGCCGAAAGGAAAGCCCGAGCCTTTTCGGCCAATGCCAAATACTGAGACGACGAAGCTACGGTGGTGGCGGTCatgctgactgtgaggaacCAGTTTTATGTAGTTGTCGTCAGAACCAAGGTGTTGGTAGGGCAGCACTCCAAAGATCTTGGCATTCGTCGTCGAGGTCTTTTTTGACTGTCACACAAATAGAGCAGGAATGTGATAGCGAATATCCGGGTGTTTTAAACTACAATTTCGAACGGAGATCTTGTACGCTCCCGTATCCGTGACTGAAATATCAAAGGGCGTCGAGCAGTCCACGAACGAAACTCTCACGGGGAGAAAGAATTCTTTGATGTCGCGGTATCTTTTACTGTTGATCATCGTTCGGAACGTTTGGTCCCTTGGAAGCCAGTATAGTGTACACAGCTTGGTTTTTTGCCCAAGCGAGGAACGATGGGAAGCGTATCCGGCAAGAACGATAAGAGTCACGCCGTATGTGCCAGTGACCAATACATTCGGCGTGCCCATCACGCTGGTTCGTGGTACGAAAACGATCCCGTTACCCTCCGTACAACGTTGCAGCAGTACCTTGATCACGCTGCCTCGGACAGCAGTACCAAGAACGGCCGTGTTAATACAAGCGGTGCCGATGGGCGAATATTTCTGCGAGGTTTGATCGTCCCACACGCGGGCTATTCGTATTCCGGACCGACTGCGGCCTACGCATATCAACCCCTTTTCCAGGAACTATCGCGAGTCGACTGTCCCATTCAAATTTTGCTCGTGTTGCACCCATCCCATCATGTTTACCTAGACGGATGTGCTATATCCAACTCCCACACAATCAACACACCGGTAGGGAACTTAGCGACCGACGATGGGATTAGGGAAGAATTACTCCTCCTCAACCACAACAATAAATCTATTTTTACCGTCATGTCACaaaaggaagacgaggaggaacaTTCTGGTGAAATGCAGTATCCGTATATAGCCCACATTCTTCAAGCATGTGGAAAACTGCACAACAATGGCAGTAACAAACCAATTCGTGTGCTGCCAATCATGTGCGGAGCTCTATCGAACCAACAAGAAGCAAGCTACGGGCACTTGTTGCAACGTGTTATTGCTCGAGAGGATGTTTTGACAATCGTTTCGAGCGATTTTTGTCATTGGGGTCCACGGTTCCGGTACCAACCAATTCCtaccaaagaaaaaagttACAAAGATTCGATGCCTCTTCACGAATTTATCAAATCCCTGGATCGCCAGGGCATGGATGCCATCGAGGCGCAGCAACCGGGGGCGTTTGCAAATTACTTGGCACGCACACGCAACACCATTTGCGGCCGACACGCCATTGCCGTATGGATGCAAGCCATTGCTGCATCCGAAACTACTATTGGCAACAAGGACGACACCGATCCAACCGGTGAATTGCTGCGAGTGCGATTTGTGCGCTATGCACAGAGCAGCCCTGCTGAAAGCCTACGGGATAACAGCGTGAGTTATGCCGCAGCTTTAGCCACAAGGACAATTGCAGCAAAACCAAATGATGAGTCTGCTCTTTATGCTCTTTAAAAAGCCTAAGTATAGCAGCCTTCGACGACCGCAAATCGTCAGACTGATTCGAATCCTACATTTAAAGTGGAGGCAAGTATGCGGCAAAGTATTTCTAGCTCGTGTTCGTTTGATTTGTCACAAGCCATCTTCTACGTCCGAGCCTTGAGCGTCCGTGGGTATTGCAGGGCTGCTGTCTCCGTTGCTTCCGACAGAGGCATCCTCATTCTCAGAAATCTCGTCCTGTTCTCCATTCGGTTCATCGTCTACCCCCACGCTTTCTGTTCCTGCTGTCTCCGACGAATGAGCCGGCTCTGCTTCAGCGGTCTCATCTGGGCTTTCCTCGGGAACAGAAGTATCGCCGACGTCATTCCCGCTGGTAATTGCAGCGTCGGCTGCAGTCTCTCCGTCCACCTGCTCCTCAATGCAACGTCCAGCCTCATCTGATATCTCTTCCCGAGATTCGGTTTCACCAAGGGTTTCTTTGTTGGCCGCTTTCTCAGGGGTCTGATCATTCATCAAAGTTGTCTGTCCAACAGTTTCA
Proteins encoded in this window:
- a CDS encoding predicted protein; this encodes MPERRLRSTTEIILCYPDSCVSLGRTHETMPFYSDTEGAKSNRSPANRSVTDGSECKEANLLLSLASSHNRDHRASSSAVTPSPMFGNDDRSFISTEKQISSLGSTSGRNFHSSPFELPGRRSFPTNINRSLAQPNSDDDEPSPNRKLKAEVAGILSQSAKKRRKQKIQGESLSDSSYIESEIHPNPSPGQRVISPTFETGRYDDDMTIPPHAMAPYPPHYASIPYPAPYGMMPIYPHGYGPPTAMGFAHPGYAPPYYGLMPPPLPAAHAAAAAAAHYHHQQQLQKRNEASVASRSSPLSRPDSSASSESESVSSASSSPTPCTRIRGESMKCIKIDRPFPGYEYASGRKATPLDTPKMPDFQRLVNFPDFLSKKQSEEDSVGRRPVSNRNSASPPPGKKYCVMCGRLRLCSTTGRSHNSNDAKKEEIAHIIPRQNKGVCTSCDVAVWSVTEVPGLDIKWCKGCKNFLPWEKFGEKGLATKCVRCRDRQKVKYAIKKYGKTKGQKSKNLFLTVGGEDDLLAARHLSCLRASP
- a CDS encoding predicted protein codes for the protein MRAASTTTASLKDRIKASERLEWRKIRDLGKEAAELELHLLRCDDLKKLAVAYCDFPTIQQTKKKLGFLKARLCEIRSTLSHQEKVLEEMEAILQEEIRVLERRKHQALIEHDYEAASKASNRMLAFLSEYAVVEQTSRACRTFKTKTDLANCGCNVHNI
- a CDS encoding predicted protein, whose translation is MTKKLSLVKRLKEERARFDDRNPALDRALKLHKEADAIQTKIRMWTTLKLAEGASSNFRSAAELEIYEAEARAEENRFKKEKNRRKLVEELRRLETRIEKIVNLKNEAAARQDADVASQIRQILLRLQSRLKQYQEVVNSSTAPSSQQSTERSASTAKVSIDSKADKRSSLTALEKDASDLLLRIEELQLVRKAARAHHDHKGVRAATKALKRAREMLDECRSDVATLRTALVGVSETAWCGC
- a CDS encoding predicted protein — its product is MTATTVASSSQYLALAEKARAFLSASTDPFHAVANAVAKLESAGFQKVRYGRNALASNTDNRPKFAPGGKYYYTVHHSTLVAFTIGQQYTQGTGARQAHPAFHVIGGHTDSPNLKVKPRSQKPSKGTTSVVQLGVECYGGGLWHTWFDRDLSISGKVLVRETATAASNGAGQGSVVQPTLVKLEDPIARVSTLCIHLQSAEERRAFAVNKEEHTSPTIASTVQNMMEPNEQLEQGAAVQLNGSTGTDSWQKGQEPLLLQRIAKELNIEVSQIADWELSLYDTQPAAIGGMHGEFLYSARLDNLATVFCAVEALTSHSLDLSTSQDVDMIVCFDHEEVGSVSSHGAGSPVMLEAMDRVRDGLGISPDPALHATSIASSFCLSIDQAHAIHPNYASKHEAQHAPVLNGGVVIKTNSNQRYATNGTTSFLLRELAKSCDVPIQEFAVRNDCPCGSTIGPTISALTGLRVVDAGMPQLSMHSCREMMGTKDLTHGVNLFRAFFGNFRKID
- a CDS encoding predicted protein, with the protein product MGSVSGKNDKSHAVCASDQYIRRAHHAGSWYENDPVTLRTTLQQYLDHAASDSSLIVPHAGYSYSGPTAAYAYQPLFQELSRVDCPIQILLVLHPSHHVYLDGCAISNSHTINTPVGNLATDDGIREELLLLNHNNKSIFTVMSQKEDEEEHSGEMQYPYIAHILQACGKLHNNGSNKPIRVLPIMCGALSNQQEASYGHLLQRVIAREDVLTIVSSDFCHWGPRFRYQPIPTKEKSYKDSMPLHEFIKSLDRQGMDAIEAQQPGAFANYLARTRNTICGRHAIAVWMQAIAASETTIGNKDDTDPTGELLRVRFVRYAQSSPAESLRDNSVSYAAALATRTIAAKPNDESALYAL